In Mesotoga infera, one DNA window encodes the following:
- a CDS encoding nitrilase: protein MRIGGVPLNIVWESPEINMKIIERLFAGASVAGVELIVFPETTLSGFTRNAERAYVRDASSFFKKQVDY, encoded by the coding sequence ATGAGAATAGGCGGCGTTCCCCTCAACATAGTCTGGGAGTCTCCGGAGATCAACATGAAGATAATCGAAAGACTTTTCGCAGGAGCCTCGGTGGCCGGTGTCGAGCTGATTGTCTTTCCTGAAACTACCTTGAGCGGGTTCACTCGCAACGCGGAGAGAGCCTATGTGAGAGATGCAAGCAGTTTCTTCAAAAAGCAGGTAGATTAC